Proteins encoded together in one Acidobacteriota bacterium window:
- a CDS encoding Fic family protein, translating to MYLWERPGWPLLTWDESILSEPLAAVARRQGLLLGRMEALGFDLRDEAHLKTLTEDVVKSSEIEGELLDRDQVRSSIARRLGMDVGGLVPADREVEGIVEMMLDATGKFQEPLTEERLFAWHASLFPSGRSGMRKILVGSWRNDRTGPMQVVSGPAGRETVHYEAPPAERLPDEMAKFLNWVETPGDVDPLLTAGLAHLWFVTIHPFDDGNGRIARAIADMVLSRSESSRRRFYSMSEQIRRERKNYYATLESTQKGDVDVTHWQRWFLGCLSRAIEGAHDTLGSVLAKARFWERFATEPLNERQIAILNRLLDGIEGKLTTSKWAKMAKCSQDTAYRDILDLVRRGALRKDAGGGRSTSYSLTWGEPDSG from the coding sequence TTGTATCTGTGGGAAAGGCCAGGCTGGCCATTACTTACATGGGACGAGAGCATCTTGTCCGAGCCGCTGGCGGCTGTCGCACGCCGACAAGGTCTCCTGCTGGGGAGGATGGAGGCCCTCGGCTTCGACCTACGCGACGAAGCTCATCTTAAGACCTTGACGGAGGACGTGGTCAAGTCGAGCGAAATCGAAGGCGAACTACTGGATCGTGACCAGGTCCGCTCCTCCATCGCACGGCGACTGGGAATGGACGTCGGCGGGCTCGTCCCCGCCGACCGCGAGGTCGAGGGCATCGTCGAGATGATGCTGGACGCAACCGGGAAGTTCCAGGAGCCGCTGACCGAAGAGCGCCTCTTCGCGTGGCACGCCTCCCTCTTCCCTTCCGGTCGGAGTGGCATGCGCAAGATCCTTGTCGGTAGTTGGCGCAATGATCGCACCGGACCCATGCAGGTGGTTTCCGGGCCGGCCGGCCGCGAAACGGTTCACTACGAAGCGCCCCCCGCCGAGCGGCTTCCAGACGAGATGGCGAAGTTCCTGAACTGGGTTGAAACTCCCGGCGACGTCGACCCGCTTCTCACGGCAGGGCTCGCGCATCTTTGGTTCGTGACGATCCATCCGTTTGACGACGGCAACGGACGAATAGCTCGTGCCATTGCCGACATGGTGCTATCTCGCTCGGAATCGAGCCGTCGCCGCTTCTACAGCATGTCGGAACAGATCCGTCGCGAACGGAAGAACTACTACGCGACGCTCGAGTCAACGCAGAAAGGCGACGTGGACGTCACTCATTGGCAGAGATGGTTTCTTGGTTGCTTATCGCGAGCGATCGAAGGCGCGCACGACACTCTGGGTTCTGTTCTGGCGAAGGCACGCTTCTGGGAACGCTTCGCTACAGAGCCGCTGAACGAACGCCAGATCGCGATCCTGAACAGATTGCTGGATGGCATCGAAGGCAAACTCACGACGTCCAAATGGGCGAAGATGGCGAAGTGCTCACAGGACACCGCATACCGTGACATCCTCGATCTAGTCCGGCGCGGCGCGCTGAGAAAGGACGCTGGAGGCGGACGCAGCACCAGTTACTCACTCACATGGGGTGAGCCAGACTCAGGTTGA
- a CDS encoding DUF2157 domain-containing protein: MTMHPVRWLHEELPKLVQGGILDPAAADRLKQHYGPPPRSPWKTGAMVLLGTLGSMLLGGGIILLFAHNWEALTRPTKAALAFALLIMAQLFAGFAVLKKRDSAAWTEGAAVFLSGAVVASIALIAQTYQIVWEIDQILLAWVLLMAPLVYALLSRMTAALVWVGSTWWLFAKMEIRDDLVYGLAYLALAALAVPFMVQQFRSHRDEGRTLLLNWTAGLALALGAIRIGVESGDPWRLVLSGLFGLLFLFGVSLEIDGESGAWWRAPFRSIGAIGLTVMLFLFTFREMWGDDMGGTETSDVLTVFLIGIALCALALFGGYRLIRDQRYHQAALLLTPALALIGLLAGRFTNTPSIMAVLANLAVLAVGLTLCIHGFQHHKLGTVNGGLVLLLAVFLARFMDIDLTFLVRGVAFMVVGAGFLAVNGWLYQRSRKEVAS, encoded by the coding sequence ATGACCATGCACCCGGTTCGCTGGCTTCATGAAGAGTTGCCCAAACTGGTCCAGGGCGGGATTCTGGATCCCGCCGCCGCCGACCGGCTGAAGCAGCATTACGGCCCCCCGCCCCGCTCGCCGTGGAAAACCGGGGCGATGGTGCTTCTCGGCACCCTGGGCTCCATGCTCCTTGGCGGCGGCATCATCTTACTGTTCGCCCATAACTGGGAGGCGCTTACCCGGCCGACCAAGGCTGCTCTGGCGTTCGCCCTGCTGATCATGGCCCAGTTGTTTGCCGGCTTCGCCGTGCTGAAGAAACGGGACTCGGCGGCATGGACCGAAGGGGCGGCGGTGTTCCTGTCCGGGGCGGTGGTCGCTTCCATCGCCCTGATCGCCCAGACCTATCAGATCGTCTGGGAGATCGATCAGATCCTGCTGGCCTGGGTGCTGCTGATGGCGCCTCTGGTCTATGCCCTGCTCTCCCGCATGACGGCGGCGCTGGTCTGGGTCGGATCGACATGGTGGCTGTTCGCAAAGATGGAGATCCGGGATGACCTGGTCTATGGCCTGGCGTACCTGGCGCTGGCCGCACTGGCGGTGCCGTTCATGGTGCAACAGTTCCGCAGTCACCGGGATGAAGGGCGGACGCTGCTGTTGAACTGGACCGCCGGTCTCGCCCTGGCACTGGGAGCGATCCGGATCGGTGTCGAGTCTGGAGATCCGTGGAGGCTGGTGCTCAGTGGACTGTTCGGCCTGCTGTTTCTGTTCGGCGTGTCTCTTGAGATCGATGGGGAAAGCGGCGCATGGTGGCGGGCACCGTTCCGCAGCATCGGAGCCATCGGCCTCACGGTGATGCTGTTCCTGTTCACGTTCCGGGAGATGTGGGGCGATGATATGGGCGGAACCGAAACTTCCGATGTGCTCACGGTGTTCCTGATCGGCATCGCCTTGTGCGCGCTAGCCCTGTTCGGCGGCTACCGCCTGATCCGGGATCAACGCTACCACCAGGCTGCCCTGCTGCTGACACCGGCGCTGGCTCTGATCGGCTTGTTGGCGGGTCGGTTCACCAACACGCCGTCGATCATGGCGGTTCTGGCCAACCTGGCGGTGCTGGCCGTCGGGTTGACCCTGTGCATTCACGGCTTCCAGCACCACAAGCTGGGTACGGTCAACGGTGGCCTGGTGCTGCTGCTGGCGGTGTTCCTCGCGAGGTTCATGGATATTGACCTGACGTTCCTGGTTCGCGGCGTCGCCTTCATGGTGGTAGGCGCCGGGTTCCTGGCGGTGAACGGTTGGTTGTATCAGCGCTCCCGTAAGGAGGTGGCGTCATGA
- a CDS encoding protein kinase, whose product MHAEPGQTFLHYRLIEKIGEGGMGAVWKATDTNLDREVAIKILASDVEENPARLSMFETEAKAVAALSHPNIVTIHSIEEAAGLRFITMELVRGTTLNEVIPSNGLPLKRFYRLAIPISDAISAAHERGVIHGDLKPNNLILGENDTIKILDFGLARFKQPTSAKDPSELTTAPLGLEGRFAGTMAYMSPEQIEGKPVDHRSDIFTLGILFYEMATGQLPFRGESFAELLASILKDAPAPLTVLKGDLPRHLDRVIRRCLEKAPSRRVQTALDLRNEFQLLQRETDPCGIESSPSVAVLPFADLSPEKDQEYFCDGIAEEIINALMRIENLQVASRTSSFRFKRTEMSSRELGDRLGVRNLLEGSVRKAGDKIRISVELVNAADGYQRWAEHYDRELRDIFAIQDEIAQRTVEALEVTLSPKERRAIRQVATTNVQAYDYYLRGRDFFFQYRTRGIEFALQMFSKAIELDPSYALAYAGIADCCSYLYMNVERIDANRMQADAASRKALALDPELAEAHTARGVSLSLDGRHDAAEQSFETAIRLNPKLFDAHYFYARDCYTNGSTEKAIRLYEQASALRPDDYQSLLLVGQIYADLGHEENSRAARLRGVNAAEERLDLNPDDVRALYLGANGLVALGQTDKGLAWAKRAMEIEPNEPMLLYNLACIYSLAGKRDTAVNCLETAIAGGFAHRPWLEKDSNLDALRDDARFQAMIEKIA is encoded by the coding sequence ATGCACGCTGAACCAGGTCAGACATTCTTGCACTACCGCCTGATCGAAAAGATCGGCGAAGGCGGCATGGGCGCCGTGTGGAAAGCCACCGACACCAACCTCGATCGCGAGGTGGCGATTAAGATCCTCGCCTCCGACGTCGAAGAAAATCCCGCTCGTTTGTCCATGTTCGAGACCGAAGCCAAGGCGGTCGCGGCCCTCAGCCACCCCAACATTGTCACGATCCACTCCATCGAAGAGGCCGCGGGCCTGCGATTCATCACCATGGAGTTGGTCCGTGGGACCACGCTGAACGAAGTTATCCCGTCGAACGGATTGCCGTTGAAGCGATTCTATCGACTGGCCATTCCCATCAGCGACGCCATCAGTGCCGCCCACGAGCGTGGCGTAATTCATGGCGACCTGAAGCCGAACAATTTGATTCTGGGCGAAAACGACACGATCAAAATCCTCGACTTCGGTCTGGCGCGTTTCAAACAACCGACGTCCGCCAAAGACCCGAGCGAACTCACAACCGCTCCCCTTGGCCTCGAGGGCCGCTTCGCCGGAACGATGGCCTACATGTCACCGGAGCAGATCGAGGGCAAGCCCGTCGATCACCGCTCAGATATTTTTACTCTAGGCATCCTTTTCTATGAGATGGCGACGGGACAGCTTCCGTTCCGTGGTGAGAGTTTCGCCGAGTTGCTCGCTTCCATCTTGAAAGACGCCCCGGCACCGTTGACCGTTCTCAAGGGCGACCTGCCGCGTCACCTGGACCGGGTCATTCGACGCTGCCTGGAGAAGGCCCCCTCGCGGAGGGTGCAGACGGCCCTGGACCTGCGCAACGAATTCCAGTTACTGCAGCGCGAAACGGATCCGTGCGGTATCGAATCCTCCCCCTCAGTGGCGGTGCTCCCCTTCGCCGACCTCAGCCCGGAAAAAGACCAGGAGTACTTCTGCGACGGTATTGCCGAGGAGATCATTAATGCTCTGATGCGAATCGAGAATCTCCAGGTCGCTTCGAGAACTTCGAGCTTTCGATTCAAGCGCACCGAAATGAGTAGTCGTGAACTGGGAGATCGGCTCGGCGTACGCAACCTGCTCGAGGGCAGCGTCAGGAAAGCCGGCGATAAGATTCGCATTTCGGTTGAACTGGTCAATGCGGCCGATGGCTATCAGAGATGGGCTGAGCACTACGATCGCGAGTTGAGGGACATCTTCGCGATTCAGGATGAGATCGCCCAACGCACGGTCGAGGCGCTGGAGGTCACCTTGAGTCCCAAAGAGCGCCGCGCCATTCGGCAGGTCGCCACGACTAACGTCCAGGCGTACGACTACTACCTTCGAGGGCGAGATTTCTTCTTCCAGTACCGCACGCGTGGCATCGAGTTCGCTCTGCAAATGTTCTCGAAGGCCATCGAGCTGGACCCGTCCTACGCGCTGGCTTACGCCGGGATCGCGGACTGTTGCTCGTATCTCTATATGAACGTCGAGCGGATCGACGCGAACCGTATGCAGGCCGACGCGGCCAGCCGCAAGGCTCTGGCACTCGATCCCGAACTGGCCGAGGCGCACACCGCCCGTGGGGTCTCGCTGTCGTTGGATGGGCGGCACGATGCGGCCGAGCAGTCGTTCGAAACCGCCATCCGACTCAATCCAAAGTTGTTTGACGCCCATTACTTCTATGCCCGTGACTGCTATACGAATGGAAGTACGGAAAAGGCAATCCGCCTCTACGAGCAGGCCTCCGCCCTCCGCCCCGACGATTACCAGTCCCTACTGCTCGTCGGACAGATCTACGCGGATCTCGGCCACGAAGAGAACTCGCGAGCGGCTCGCCTACGGGGCGTCAACGCCGCGGAGGAGCGCCTGGACCTCAACCCAGACGATGTCCGCGCACTCTACCTAGGGGCCAACGGCCTGGTGGCGCTGGGACAAACCGATAAAGGGCTCGCCTGGGCCAAGCGCGCGATGGAGATCGAACCTAACGAGCCGATGCTGCTCTACAACCTGGCCTGCATCTACTCCCTCGCAGGTAAGCGCGACACGGCAGTTAATTGCCTGGAGACGGCCATCGCTGGCGGCTTTGCGCATCGGCCGTGGTTGGAGAAGGACAGCAACCTCGACGCGCTGCGCGACGACGCTCGCTTTCAGGCCATGATCGAAAAGATCGCCTAG
- a CDS encoding M20/M25/M40 family metallo-hydrolase, which produces MANRQHVLTLVAVCLLSTACIHRSSVTRHESPAGALSRSQASLRDDLARDVDALAAGIGPRHAGQSIAAVLEAERWIVERLRDAGLEPERDEIDVAGTIVANVVAILPGTTRPDEVVLVGAHYDTVIGSPGADDNASGVALLLAMAARLVETPMERTVRIVFFVNEEDPFTGGMQMGSRVHADRSRERGDDIVLMLNVDSVGYYKHDKGSQKYPRILRALFPSRGNFVVFATDKAHRRVLDRVVALYQEQCRFPTIGVATDSGQINRGDHASFLWRGYPALAISDTSEFRNPNYHRSTDEPATLDLDAMARMGEGFVGTVRALAGG; this is translated from the coding sequence ATGGCCAACCGACAACACGTCCTCACCCTCGTCGCCGTCTGTCTACTATCCACGGCCTGCATCCACCGCTCTTCGGTCACCCGCCATGAATCACCGGCAGGGGCGCTCAGCCGATCGCAAGCGAGCCTTCGCGACGACTTGGCCCGGGACGTAGACGCGCTGGCCGCCGGCATAGGCCCGCGGCACGCCGGCCAATCGATCGCCGCGGTGCTCGAGGCCGAGCGGTGGATCGTGGAGCGGCTGCGCGACGCGGGGCTCGAGCCGGAACGCGACGAGATCGACGTGGCGGGGACGATCGTGGCCAACGTGGTGGCGATCCTGCCGGGCACGACGCGTCCGGACGAGGTCGTGCTGGTCGGCGCGCACTACGACACGGTGATCGGCTCGCCGGGAGCGGACGACAACGCCTCGGGTGTTGCCCTGCTGTTGGCGATGGCCGCGCGGCTAGTCGAGACGCCGATGGAACGCACGGTGCGGATCGTGTTCTTCGTCAACGAGGAGGACCCGTTCACCGGCGGCATGCAGATGGGCAGTCGTGTTCACGCCGACCGCAGCCGTGAACGCGGTGACGACATCGTCCTCATGCTCAACGTGGATTCCGTTGGATATTACAAGCACGACAAGGGAAGCCAGAAATACCCGAGGATCCTCCGGGCGCTGTTCCCGTCGCGCGGCAACTTCGTGGTGTTCGCCACCGACAAGGCGCACCGGCGGGTTCTGGACCGGGTCGTGGCGTTGTATCAAGAGCAATGCCGGTTCCCGACGATCGGCGTGGCGACGGATTCGGGACAGATCAATCGTGGGGACCACGCGTCGTTCCTGTGGCGCGGGTATCCGGCGCTGGCGATCTCCGATACGTCGGAGTTCCGGAATCCCAACTATCACCGCAGCACCGATGAGCCGGCGACGTTGGATCTCGACGCCATGGCACGGATGGGCGAGGGTTTTGTCGGCACGGTGCGAGCGCTGGCTGGCGGGTAA
- a CDS encoding S8 family peptidase produces MRTLKTTLFFLFVALIALLLVDAPSEKDTSTISTQSLIVQGSQAAEQVRAVGGEITHELGIINAVVADLTPSQRARLQSSNPTQRIYENQAVESAGKPDKGGSTDSGGPDKDSPVDTIFPTQVGADLLHSEGITGSGVTIAVVDSGHWPFKDLDVDTTGAMRLLEAHVSTGQKGKNAWEDHNGHGTHVASIAVSSGVNSDGKFNGVAPDANLIMVKAFDKDGMGSYASVIDGLDYILANKDTHNIRVANLSFSATPSSFYRDDPLAQAVMRLWQEGIVVVASAGNTGPDPMTIGVPGNVPYIITVGAMSDNYTATDPSDDLLTSFSATGPTHSGFIKPDLVAPGGHILGLMERGWSTIAMAHPEFHDTKSHYQMSGTSQATAIVSGIAALLLQSEPTLTPDEVKYRLMANAHRAEDSAGGLGYSVLQQGAGMVNSYDAVHSAAQGFANGGLDIARDLDGSESYAGPVRERPDGSFYIYGLPAEYDWDGGYSSTNAVLWSDAILWSDAILWSDAILWSDAVLWSDAVLWSDAVLWSDAVLWSDAILWSDALTEAAAVNVWVDQE; encoded by the coding sequence ATGAGAACTCTCAAAACAACCCTGTTTTTCCTCTTCGTCGCGCTGATCGCGTTGCTACTCGTCGACGCGCCGTCGGAGAAAGACACATCGACGATCTCGACGCAGTCGCTGATCGTTCAGGGCAGCCAAGCGGCCGAACAGGTCCGCGCGGTCGGCGGAGAAATCACGCACGAGCTGGGCATCATCAACGCCGTGGTCGCAGACTTGACTCCGAGCCAGAGAGCTCGTCTGCAATCGTCGAATCCGACCCAACGAATCTACGAGAATCAAGCGGTGGAATCGGCCGGCAAACCTGACAAAGGCGGCTCCACAGATTCGGGCGGACCCGACAAGGATAGCCCGGTCGACACGATCTTTCCGACACAGGTGGGCGCCGATCTTCTTCACTCCGAGGGAATCACCGGCAGCGGCGTAACGATCGCGGTCGTGGATAGCGGCCACTGGCCCTTCAAGGATCTGGACGTGGACACGACGGGCGCGATGCGGCTGCTCGAGGCGCACGTGTCGACGGGCCAAAAAGGAAAGAACGCCTGGGAAGACCACAACGGACACGGGACTCACGTGGCCAGTATTGCCGTCAGCAGCGGCGTCAATTCCGACGGGAAGTTCAACGGGGTGGCCCCGGACGCCAACCTGATCATGGTCAAGGCATTCGACAAGGACGGCATGGGAAGCTACGCGTCCGTCATCGATGGTCTCGACTACATTCTCGCCAACAAAGACACCCACAACATTCGCGTGGCGAACCTCTCGTTCAGTGCCACGCCCTCGTCGTTCTATCGCGACGATCCCCTAGCCCAGGCGGTCATGCGCCTGTGGCAGGAAGGCATCGTGGTCGTGGCGTCCGCGGGCAACACTGGACCCGATCCGATGACGATCGGCGTTCCCGGCAACGTCCCGTACATCATCACGGTCGGCGCGATGTCAGACAACTACACCGCAACCGATCCGAGCGACGACTTGCTGACCAGCTTCTCGGCGACCGGGCCGACCCACTCCGGTTTCATCAAGCCCGATCTCGTGGCCCCGGGTGGTCACATTCTCGGCCTGATGGAGCGCGGCTGGTCCACCATCGCGATGGCGCATCCGGAATTCCACGACACCAAGAGTCACTACCAGATGTCGGGAACCTCGCAGGCCACGGCGATCGTCAGCGGTATTGCGGCGTTGCTGTTGCAGAGCGAGCCGACGTTGACCCCGGACGAGGTTAAATACCGGCTGATGGCCAACGCCCACCGCGCCGAGGACTCTGCGGGAGGTCTGGGCTATAGCGTTTTGCAGCAGGGCGCCGGAATGGTCAATTCCTACGACGCGGTGCACTCCGCGGCGCAGGGCTTCGCCAACGGCGGGCTCGACATCGCCCGTGATCTCGACGGATCCGAGTCTTACGCGGGTCCGGTCCGGGAGAGACCTGACGGAAGTTTCTACATCTACGGTCTGCCGGCGGAATACGACTGGGACGGCGGCTACAGCAGCACCAACGCGGTGCTGTGGAGCGACGCGATTCTATGGAGCGACGCGATTCTGTGGAGCGACGCCATCCTCTGGAGCGACGCGGTGCTGTGGAGTGACGCCGTGCTGTGGAGCGACGCCGTGCTGTGGAGCGACGCTGTACTGTGGAGTGACGCCATTCTCTGGAGTGACGCACTCACCGAGGCGGCCGCCGTCAACGTCTGGGTCGATCAGGAATAG
- a CDS encoding protein kinase produces MSIVGNRIQHYRIIESLGAGGMGEVYIARDETLQRDVALKAIHPERQMHADARQRLLGEARALSKLEHPSICRIYDYVEDGAIHYLVLELIRGRPLNVVLRDDVADKTKLQWAAEIADALVAAHGAGIVHRDLKPSNVMIDTTGCARVLDFGLAHAVDPGVAVTDEPEPVAAKTPVDNDATVTSMGTPGQHTEGTPLYMSPEQARGEATGTPSDMFSFGLLLHEMFCGERAYPLTTHADFHRLVTTGDSARTNTDDGDLTKLIERLKTPAQSGRPTAIETFERLGWIRGKPARRLRRFVAAAVTLVVFVGGIKYTLDVRRERDKAEFHRGQADELIEFMIGDLREKLEAVGRLDVLSSVGDEALEYFAAIDTDALLPADRERYARTLSQLGSVQVAGGDLDGALSAYSESVRIYQSLVVTDPTNAPWKIKLGGAHFGVGSVHWERDELDPAREAFEEYLALATAVHQLDPTDPTNRLELGYALTNVAAVNEAVDRSDDAMNQLERAIEIKRSLVESDAANRDYAESLANTLTWLTFLQQDRGQLPQALALQNETLALRRRFVSPDDAQTRRSLSVTLGNVARINVWMGRMEAARDAYREDLQISRALHDLDPENGEWTRGLVIALQHYAEFVAEDSPEDRTRLLNDANALADRLVAAEPTNVTWISDRLATRRLLASAAFESGNAQAAQRWLAEHQDDEALEPGTPLATELALALVLRAKILDNANEVVGARAALERALALYDDDGSFASLRGSFWVLDALDRRDEARTCLTRLAQLGYAHRALTVLFEKYGVAAPSHEEAAARP; encoded by the coding sequence ATGAGCATCGTCGGGAATCGCATCCAGCACTATCGCATCATCGAGTCGCTCGGTGCCGGCGGCATGGGCGAGGTTTACATCGCCCGCGACGAGACGCTGCAGCGGGATGTCGCCCTCAAGGCGATCCATCCCGAGCGGCAGATGCATGCCGACGCCCGGCAACGTTTGCTTGGCGAGGCCCGGGCGCTATCGAAGCTCGAGCACCCGTCGATCTGCCGGATCTACGACTACGTCGAGGACGGCGCCATCCACTACCTGGTTCTGGAGTTGATCCGTGGCCGCCCGCTGAACGTCGTGCTCCGGGACGACGTTGCCGACAAGACGAAGTTGCAATGGGCGGCGGAGATCGCCGACGCACTGGTGGCTGCACACGGGGCGGGAATCGTCCACCGTGACCTCAAGCCGTCGAACGTGATGATCGACACGACCGGATGCGCTCGGGTGCTTGACTTCGGTCTGGCCCATGCGGTCGACCCAGGCGTCGCCGTGACAGATGAGCCGGAACCGGTCGCCGCCAAGACGCCGGTCGACAACGACGCGACCGTGACGTCGATGGGGACGCCTGGCCAACACACCGAGGGTACTCCGCTGTACATGAGTCCGGAACAAGCGCGCGGCGAGGCCACGGGCACCCCAAGCGACATGTTTTCGTTCGGCCTGTTGTTGCACGAGATGTTTTGCGGCGAGCGGGCCTACCCGCTGACGACCCACGCAGACTTCCACCGGCTGGTGACCACCGGAGACTCTGCGAGGACGAATACCGACGACGGCGATTTGACGAAGCTGATCGAGCGGTTGAAGACACCGGCGCAAAGCGGCCGACCGACCGCCATCGAGACATTCGAACGGCTGGGCTGGATCCGCGGCAAACCGGCGCGACGGTTGCGACGATTCGTTGCCGCTGCTGTGACCCTCGTCGTCTTTGTGGGCGGCATCAAGTACACGCTGGACGTCCGCCGGGAAAGGGACAAGGCCGAGTTCCATCGCGGCCAGGCCGACGAACTTATCGAGTTCATGATCGGCGACCTGAGGGAGAAGTTGGAGGCGGTCGGCAGACTGGACGTCCTGTCGTCGGTCGGCGATGAGGCACTCGAATACTTCGCAGCCATCGACACCGATGCGCTGTTACCCGCCGACCGCGAGCGTTACGCACGGACCCTGTCGCAACTCGGTTCCGTTCAGGTCGCCGGCGGCGACCTGGACGGGGCGCTGTCGGCCTACTCCGAATCGGTTCGCATCTACCAGTCGCTGGTTGTCACCGACCCGACGAATGCGCCGTGGAAGATTAAGCTCGGCGGCGCTCACTTCGGTGTCGGCAGTGTCCACTGGGAGCGGGACGAACTGGATCCGGCACGCGAAGCTTTCGAGGAGTATCTGGCACTGGCGACCGCTGTTCATCAGCTGGACCCGACGGATCCGACCAATCGCCTCGAACTCGGCTACGCGCTGACGAACGTTGCCGCGGTCAACGAGGCCGTCGACCGCAGCGACGATGCGATGAATCAACTCGAACGGGCGATCGAGATCAAGCGCTCGCTCGTCGAGTCCGATGCCGCCAATCGTGACTATGCGGAGAGCCTCGCCAACACGTTGACCTGGCTGACTTTCTTGCAGCAAGATCGCGGACAGCTTCCGCAGGCGTTGGCGCTTCAAAACGAAACTCTTGCTTTGCGACGCCGTTTCGTGTCACCGGACGATGCACAGACACGGCGATCGTTGTCCGTGACGCTCGGAAACGTCGCACGTATCAACGTCTGGATGGGTCGAATGGAGGCGGCCCGCGATGCATACCGGGAAGACCTACAAATCTCCAGAGCGCTACACGACCTCGATCCGGAAAACGGAGAGTGGACTCGTGGCCTTGTCATCGCCTTGCAGCACTACGCCGAGTTCGTCGCGGAGGATTCTCCGGAGGATAGGACTCGACTCCTAAATGATGCCAACGCACTCGCGGACCGGTTGGTGGCGGCCGAACCGACGAACGTCACCTGGATTAGCGATCGGCTGGCAACCCGTCGATTGCTTGCGAGTGCCGCCTTCGAATCCGGTAACGCGCAGGCTGCCCAACGTTGGCTCGCCGAACACCAGGATGACGAGGCACTCGAACCGGGAACGCCGCTGGCTACCGAACTTGCCTTGGCTCTCGTACTGCGTGCAAAGATTCTCGACAATGCGAATGAGGTCGTAGGGGCACGAGCGGCTCTCGAACGTGCACTCGCTCTCTATGATGACGATGGTTCGTTTGCGTCGCTGCGCGGGAGTTTCTGGGTTCTGGACGCTTTGGATCGCCGTGACGAGGCACGAACGTGTTTGACTCGTCTCGCACAACTCGGTTACGCTCACCGGGCACTTACGGTCTTATTCGAAAAATATGGAGTGGCAGCGCCATCTCATGAAGAGGCGGCGGCGCGACCCTAG
- a CDS encoding GDYXXLXY domain-containing protein — MNTRNLMIALFAIAVIAQLAVPGWLLARHETVLRNGEAYRFECMPVDPVDLLRGRFVALRFSEMQADGIPDLDHGIDELFVTFETGEDGFAQVAGAFADPPEDSPHLKIGKYAWRSLANGEIHIDLPFDRFYMDENVAPEAEAAMRRRGRGAREAYLEVRILDGRAVPVELYINGKPASELRGQLN; from the coding sequence ATGAACACACGTAATCTGATGATCGCTCTTTTCGCCATCGCCGTCATCGCCCAGCTGGCGGTTCCGGGGTGGCTCCTGGCCCGGCACGAAACCGTCCTCCGGAACGGCGAAGCTTATCGCTTCGAATGCATGCCGGTGGACCCGGTGGACCTGCTGCGTGGACGGTTCGTAGCCCTGCGGTTCTCCGAAATGCAGGCGGACGGGATCCCTGATCTGGATCATGGGATCGATGAACTGTTCGTTACCTTCGAAACAGGAGAGGACGGATTTGCACAGGTAGCCGGCGCCTTCGCAGATCCGCCGGAGGATTCTCCCCATCTCAAAATCGGGAAATACGCCTGGCGGTCTCTCGCTAACGGCGAAATCCACATCGATCTCCCGTTCGATCGGTTCTACATGGATGAGAACGTGGCTCCGGAGGCGGAGGCTGCGATGCGCCGGAGAGGCAGAGGCGCGAGGGAGGCGTACCTGGAGGTTCGAATCCTGGACGGCCGGGCCGTACCGGTGGAACTTTACATCAACGGAAAGCCGGCGTCGGAGTTAAGGGGTCAGCTTAACTAA